The Microcaecilia unicolor chromosome 13, aMicUni1.1, whole genome shotgun sequence genome has a window encoding:
- the ORAI2 gene encoding LOW QUALITY PROTEIN: protein orai-2 (The sequence of the model RefSeq protein was modified relative to this genomic sequence to represent the inferred CDS: inserted 1 base in 1 codon): MSGELNVPVGSTTPVCSERGNKGMDYRDWVRRSYLELVTSNHHSVQALSWRKLYLSRAKLKXSSRTSALLSGFAMVAMVEIQLEMQYKYPPLLLIAFSACTTVLVAVHLFALLISTCILPNVEAVSNIHNLNSVNESPHDRMHLYIELAWGFSTALGILLFLAEVVLLCWIKFLPIDSVRMRNETSSAREPRGHAGWQAALISTIIMVPVGLIFVVFTIHFYHSLVRHKTERHKREIEELHKLKVQLDGHDRGLQMV, from the exons ATGAGTGGTGAGTTGAATGTCCCGGTGGGATCCACCACACCTGTCTGCTCCGAGCGTGGAAACAAGGGCATGGATTATAGAGACTGGGTGAGGCGCAGTTACTTAGAGCTGGTTACTTCCAATCATCACTCTGTCCAGGCTCTCTCCTGGAGGAAACTCTACCTCAGCAGGGCGAAGCTTA CTTCCAGTCGCACGTCAGCCTTGCTCTCTGGGTTTGCCATG GTTGCCATGGTGGAGATACAGTTAGAGATGCAATATAAGTACCCACCACTCCTGCTCATTGCTTTTAGTGCTTGTACCACAGTGCTGGTGGCTGTCCATCTGTTTGCACTTCTCATCAGTACGTGCATACTGCCTAATGTGGAGGCCGTGAGCAACATCCACAACCTGAACTCAGTCAACGAGTCTCCCCACGATCGGATGCACCTCTATATCGAGCTGGCATGGGGCTTCTCTACAGCTCTGGGAATCCTTCTGTTCCTAGCGGAGGTCGTTCTCCTGTGCTGGATCAAATTCCTACCGATAGATTCTGTGCGTATGAGAAACGAGACAAGTTCAGCCCGAGAGCCACGTGGGCACGCCGGGTGGCAAGCAGCCTTAATTTCCACCATCATTATGGTGCCCGTGGGCCTCATATTTGTGGTCTTCACCATTCATTTCTACCATTCTTTAGTGAGGCACAAAACAGAACGCCATAAGCGGGAGATAGAAGAACTCCACAAACTGAAGGTGCAGTTGGACGGGCATGACAGGGGCTTACAGATGGTGTGA